Proteins encoded by one window of Nicotiana tabacum cultivar K326 chromosome 10, ASM71507v2, whole genome shotgun sequence:
- the LOC107828600 gene encoding uncharacterized protein LOC107828600: MKGRGRKQILVGLGLVMVMGLAVYLRLWTIDYRFSSNETELLRRQFDLASREAMDESAVWRKRYDDEEVKSTSCQKELVKIKLLLKEDGAASSKKKLDMLQKENIDLLERLESLKQELESEKLKCSMRQI; the protein is encoded by the exons ATGAAAGGAAGAGGGAGAAAGCAAATATTGGTGGGACTTGGTCTTGTTATGGTTATGGGTTTAGCTGTTTACTTAAGGCTTTGGACTATTGACTACCGTTTCTCTTCTAATGAAACTGAATTACTCAG GAGACAGTTTGATCTTGCCAGTAGAGAAGCAATGGACGAATCTGCAGTGTGGAGGAAAAGATATGATGACGAGGAAGTGAAATCTACTAGCTGCCAAAAGGAACTGGTTAAG ATTAAGCTGTTGTTGAAGGAAGACGGTGCCGCCAGCAGTAAGAAGAAGTTGGACATGTTGCAAAAG GAAAACATTGACTTGcttgaacggctcgaatctttGAAACAAGAACTTGAATCTGAGAAGTTGAAATGTAGCATGAGACAGATATGA